The genome window TCTTTATCGCCTAAAGCTACGAATCCTTCCCATGCATCTACAGCACCATCTACAAAACCTGTAGAAATACCAGTCCATGCATCACTTAGATCCTTTTTATCTCTTTCCCAAGCTTTCTCGAAGTCAGATTTAGGCGGAAGTTTACCGCACATTGCACCTTCTTCAATTAAATTTGTAGCCTGACGTGCCCTCTCTTCTTCTATTGCTTGAATAGACGTTGCCCATTCCATATCCAACCCTTGTGTACTAAATGTACCACTTGCAGGACTAAAACCTTTTCCACTTTGTACTTCTGCAAGCCCCGTAGCAATACTAGCGGCTAGTTGGAGTGCTGTATCATAATTACTACTAGAAGTATAATTGAATTCATGCAGGTGTTCTAACTTTTCTTGCAGTTTCCGTTTCATCATATCAAAAATACCCATCATCGCTTGCATAGCTGGAAGGACATTACTAATCCCTTCAACACCTGCTCTCATTCGGTCAATCCCTTGGATTTGTTCTAATATTTCTTGTTCGTTTACATCTGTCGAAGCGACTTGCGATTGAAATTGACTTGGAAAGGCATCATTCTGACGGATTAACTCTTCACATAAATAAATAATCCCTTGTGCTAAAGGACGAAATGTCTGTGCAAAGTAGGCTTTTGCACTATCGTAAGTTTGCCCCTGCAAAACAGTATCACCCGTAAAAACGTCAATCGACTGAATAGCTTGTTCCATACCTTGAATGGTAGCGGTACATACAGCGTTCATACTTTGCGTTTGGGTATGTACTTCTCCTAGATACATATTTAAACTCAAAAATCCCCCTCCTTAATAAGTAAATCATACCAATTCAAGGAGAATGTTGTAAGGATAAGTTTCTAATTACATCCAGAAATCATCAAAATCTACATTGTAACCTTTTCTTTTCAAAGCCTTAACTATCTTCTGTCCATTCCCTAAAGATGGCTTATACTCATTCGATCGAGAAATACGACTAATTGTATTTTGATTTACTCCGCTCCATTCCTTCAAATCTGTTTGAGATATCTCGTTTCTTCGCAAAAATTTACCGAATTTAGACAGCGGCTTCCCTAGTCCAAACACTTTAAACACTCCTGTTCTGACGAAATTATTTGTTCTTATCTTCGCCGAAGTTTATTTTTTTTAAACAAAAGTGTTAATAATGAGCAAGCTGTATAGAATACCTTTTACCATACCAAGCGAATTACGATTCACTGTTCCAAATCGATAGCCTTTTAAAACTTCGCTTCACCTATTCCGAATAGAATTCTTTCACAGAATGATGCTTCAGACATTGCGAGATTACTATTTTCAATGATTCATAGCTATTATTCTCTCTTCTAATCTTTAGGGACTGTTTTTGCCAAAACATACATGAGGGGTGGTGCAGACCTTTGATATTTGAGTTAGTAAGTTCGGCTGCTGTTGGCGGTG of Bacillus clarus contains these proteins:
- a CDS encoding helix-turn-helix domain-containing protein, whose protein sequence is MFGLGKPLSKFGKFLRRNEISQTDLKEWSGVNQNTISRISRSNEYKPSLGNGQKIVKALKRKGYNVDFDDFWM